One Coffea arabica cultivar ET-39 chromosome 5c, Coffea Arabica ET-39 HiFi, whole genome shotgun sequence DNA window includes the following coding sequences:
- the LOC113689396 gene encoding dirigent protein 2-like, giving the protein MAKSLAIASLQILSVLLLASLAQSKKVYTHLTLYDHEFKGPTAEHKQTIYPVAGLPDVKWGFLQFGTLFIGTNILKETISFHSPTVGHLHGVVGVASLDGFAIEALASVHFLEHGKYNGSTVEIKGVINQDQQVSEVAIVGGTKHFRYATGYMTFTGTPVVNATGHNVYKLDLHITQDLQDDYPSIAQY; this is encoded by the coding sequence atggcaaagagctTAGCTATTGCATCCCTTCAAATTCTCAGCGTGCTTTTACTAGCAAGCTTGGCCCAATCAAAGAAAGTGTACACACATTTGACGCTGTACGACCATGAATTTAAAGGTCCAACTGCTGAGCACAAGCAGACTATTTACCCTGTTGCAGGACTCCCCGACGTAAAATGGGGCTTTTTACAATTTGGAACTCTTTTCATCGGCACAAATATCTTGAAAGAAACCATCTCATTCCACTCCCCGACAGTTGGTCATTTGCATGGCGTTGTTGGGGTAGCATCCCTTGATGGCTTCGCCATAGAGGCCTTGGCAAGTGTGCACTTCCTTGAACACGGAAAGTACAATGGTAGCACTGTGGAAATTAAAGGAGTTATCAATCAGGACCAGCAAGTTAGTGAAGTTGCAATTGTAGGAGGAACCAAACATTTCCGGTATGCAACAGGGTACATGACCTTTACGGGTACCCCGGTTGTAAATGCAACTGGGCATAATGTTTATAAGTTGGACCTCCACATTACACAGGACTTACAGGATGACTACCCTAGTATTGCTCAGTATTAA